Below is a genomic region from Halobacterium sp. CBA1132.
CTCGTCGAGGAACAGCACGTCCGGTTCGTTCACGAGCGCCGCGGCGACGCACGCGCGGCGCTTTTCGCCACCCGAGAGGTCGGCGTACCACGTGTCGTTGTCGGCGTCGAGGCCGACCTCCGAGAGGACCACTTCGGGGTCGCGGGCGTCGTCGTAGAGGCCCGCGTAGTAGCCGACGAGTTCGCCCGCGGTGAGGCGGTCCGGCGGCTCGAAGTTCTGCGGGAGCAAGCCGACGCGCTGGTCGTTGGCGTCCTCGGGGTCCTCGCCGAGCAGTTCGACGCTGCCGCCGTCCGGCTCGGTCGTGCCGGTCAGACAGCGCACGAGCGTCGTCTTGCCCGCGCCGTTCGGGCCGACGAGCGCGAACACCTCGCCCTCGTCGACGGACAGCGAGACGCCGTCGACAGCGGCGGTGTCGCCGTAGGACTTCCGTACGTCCTCGGCGACGACTGCTGGAGTCATACTCTGGAGTCGACGGGCGCGAACGTAAAGCACTGCGGAACGCGGCTACTGGGTCGGCCGCCACACGAGCAACAGCACGGAGGAGACGAACACGACCGTCGAGAGCGCGTACGGCTGGCTCTGCGCGGCGGCGGCCAGCGCCGACGCGCTCCCGAACGCGCCCGTGAGCACCGTCGCGGCGACCGGCCACGTGCAACTCACGCACGCAAACAGGCCGAGAAGGCCCGCAGCGCCCGTTCTCGCAGCGTCCAGCACCGTCGCGGCGACGAGGTACGCCAGCGTCGCGTAGCCGATTACCTTGAACGGGAGGAGGCTGACGGTGAGGCTCGCGCCGCTGTAGACGAACGCCGGCCCCCAGCCCGGGGACAGCCACGAGATGCGCGCGCCGAGGCCGGCGCCGTGGAACATGTAGAGGCCGCCGACGCCCCCCAACAGGAGGAAGTACGCGAGGGCGACGCCGAGC
It encodes:
- a CDS encoding ABC transporter ATP-binding protein, producing the protein MTPAVVAEDVRKSYGDTAAVDGVSLSVDEGEVFALVGPNGAGKTTLVRCLTGTTEPDGGSVELLGEDPEDANDQRVGLLPQNFEPPDRLTAGELVGYYAGLYDDARDPEVVLSEVGLDADNDTWYADLSGGEKRRACVAAALVNEPDVLFLDEPTTAVDPAGRRALWRVFEDLADSGTTIFLTTHDMAEAERLADRVALLADGSVAATGTPRELVAEHGGPPRLVVELDDPEAAPDVPGFEPDATREGLVFGGVAPADIGGVVAALDDAGVDFDALSWREPTLEDAYLALAGDAEGVEVQR